In the genome of Spirochaetia bacterium, one region contains:
- a CDS encoding amino acid ABC transporter ATP-binding protein has product MSATFLEVQDLKKSYGDLEVLKDISFTMEQGEKLVVLGPSGSGKSTALRCINRLEEYQRGTISLQGQDICNMNLPQLRQQVGMVFQRFNVFSHMNVLQNIMEAPVHVLKKGKKEAREQALSLLSKVGLSDKATYRPDQLSGGQLQRVAIARALAMEPLLLLFDEPTSALDPELVGEVLKVMRDIAESGTTMIVVTHEMNFARNVADRILFMDGGHILADEPPATFFRPNRDDRIASFIAKVVDV; this is encoded by the coding sequence ATGAGTGCAACATTTCTCGAAGTGCAGGACCTGAAGAAAAGTTATGGGGACCTGGAAGTTTTGAAAGATATCAGTTTCACGATGGAACAGGGAGAAAAGCTTGTTGTTCTCGGACCTAGCGGAAGCGGAAAGAGTACGGCTTTGAGGTGCATCAACCGCCTTGAGGAATATCAGCGAGGGACGATTTCACTGCAGGGGCAGGATATTTGTAACATGAATCTTCCTCAACTCAGGCAACAGGTTGGCATGGTTTTCCAGCGCTTCAATGTATTTTCACATATGAACGTACTTCAGAACATCATGGAAGCCCCTGTCCATGTACTCAAAAAAGGAAAGAAAGAAGCCAGGGAACAGGCTCTGAGTCTACTGTCGAAGGTAGGACTTTCAGACAAGGCAACCTATCGTCCTGACCAATTGTCAGGAGGACAGCTGCAGAGGGTAGCCATTGCCAGGGCTTTGGCAATGGAGCCGCTGCTGTTGCTTTTTGATGAACCTACCAGTGCCCTTGACCCTGAGCTGGTCGGGGAAGTACTGAAAGTAATGCGTGATATTGCAGAAAGTGGTACCACCATGATCGTCGTAACCCATGAGATGAATTTTGCAAGGAATGTTGCTGACCGTATCCTGTTTATGGATGGTGGTCATATACTTGCAGATGAACCACCTGCTACTTTCTTCCGCCCGAACAGGGATGACAGGATAGCCAGTTTCATAGCAAAGGTAGTGGATGTGTAG